Below is a window of Brassica napus cultivar Da-Ae chromosome A5, Da-Ae, whole genome shotgun sequence DNA.
AAAGTCAGTGAGCTTCAATAAGCTCTGGAAGAAGTACAAACATATAATAGCAGAACTCAGGAAGATATACTGGAAGTATCCATGAAGTTACATGAGGGCATATAAGAATGAGGAGGAGTTCTAGCGACAAAAGAGTCGGAATATGTGGTATAAATTAGGGGATCTTAACACTAAATTTTATTATGCTCTAACGAAAAAACTTTGAGCTCGAAATAGGATTGTGAGTCTCTATGAAGAGGATGAAAACTGGATAATAGAGAACAAAGAGGTAGAAAAGATTGCAGTAGATTACTTTGATGGCATGTTTAGTACCACTGTTCCCTTAGAATTCAACAGCTTTTTGAATGAGATTACGCCAAAAATCACTCCACAGATGGATCAGAGGCTAATAAGGTTTGCCACAGAGGTTGAGGTACGATGAGACGAGCGCTGTTTACGATTCGTCCAGAGAATGCACCTGGTCCGGATGGAATGACAGCTCTCTTTTTCCAACACTCTtggcaaataaataaaaacaaaaagacattTTGGATATGGTGAATAATTTATTGACCACAAGGAAACTGGATACATGGTTAAACATTACAAATATTTGTTGATTCTTAAAACAGAGAGGCCCACAAGGATGACAGAGCTCAGGCCTATAAGTTTGTGTAATATAGGCTACATGATCATATCTAAGGTTTTATTCAATGGTTGAAGGCTTGTCTTCCCACACTTTTCAAGAAACTTACATGCAATTCAGGCTCTGGTCAATTCCCGTGATGCAAGATAACTGAAAGCATTCCGTTAAGTCGATCTCATATGGCAGATTGGAACAGATGACACTTTAGTAATAATAGGAAATATATAGGTAAATCTGGATATCAAGTGGAACAAGTGTACCCAGACAGAGAAAGAACCCTTACAGAGTATGGTCCTTCGGTCTTATCTCTAAAGGTCTTTTGCTAGAAAGTACAATGTTCACCTAAAATTAAACATTTCTTATGGCAACTGGTATCAAGGTGATACAAGTTGCGTACATTGTGGAGCACctgaaaaatctataaatcatgtgttttttgaatgtcaaCTGGTGGTTCAGTTAtggattatttattttgatatttccCCCACTAAAGCTCTCTTCACAAACAtggattatttattttggagaATTATGGATGGattttatggtatatatggaaatgaAGGAATAGCAAAGTTTTTTAGCAATTTGGATGTTGATCTTAGAGATACTCTCAAATTGGCTGAAACAGAATCATTACTTTGAGTTGAGGCACAAGTCTCAGGCACACATGAAGCTGAACAAATTAGATCGGCAGATGAAGCAAGATAACTGACCATCCCTAGTAGGTGGTGTTTTATAGAAGGATCATGAAAAGCTCATGAAATTTTCCGAGGACAAGAGTGGTATAGCAGATTGccaggttttgatggtttaatgGGGGCGAGGAACACAAGATTTAGTCAATCATCACTTCACTTGGAAATTGAGGCTCTTATTTGGAGAATTGAATGTATAaggaatttaagacagtttaATGTTATATTTGCAGCATATTGTTCTCAGTTGgcgaagatggtttcagaaatAGAAGAATGACTAGTCTTGCAAGTTACTTGGAGGACATCAAAACCCTGAAGGGCAGTTTTAATAGCTCAGTCATTCATATACCATAAACACAAAATTCATGGACGAAAAGTCTAGCACGTAGTACAAGAAAACAACTGTCATTTGTCTGCGGAGCCACCAATTTGGTTTGCAGAGTTTATGAGTCtgtttatgttgatgacaaaaaatagaatttttttagttttatctcTTTCATTTTGTTGGTGAAATTTTTCTGTCTCTATTCATATTTTTCGATATACTAAATCACTAGCTTAAGACCCGTGCAATTGCGCgggatgaatattatatataaaaatatattttattattatttatttgtatttatttatgtattatgtgtataattaaattagagtaaatacagaaatcaaaacaatacatcttttttatttacgatattttttggtaaataaatcaaaacgatcattttatttattttactaggTAAAGATCCGCGCCTGGCGCGGAGTAAGGATGCACTATAAATATTAATGTTAAGTAATAGGTGCATATAGGGGAGTCAATTAGGGCTGGTCCGGCCCGGCCTAAACCCGTTAAGCCAGTAAATATTTGAGCCTGGTCCAGTTCGGAAATATTTTGGACCTAGAATTCAAAGGCCGGCCCGGTCCTTATTGGACTATATGGCTTTTCgggttttttgaaaaataatttgtcattgtaacttctatttttttaatacatgtgaattttcataaaaaaatcagtttcaaccttttgttttaaaatataaagtgagtttaaacttttcttctttataaaaaatgttttactcTTTCATATGTTACTTTTACATTTTCGtatcctttaaaaaaaactaaaaactaatcgAATTcaataagatttaaataataatataaactaaaactaaatatataagagaataaaatttatgataaacatagTTAAACGTTTCAGACTTTGTATGTTCaaatatgttataaaagaaGGACGTACATTTGctaaatttaaaatgtgacaTTTGTAATGATCAAACAATAAGGTgcattaacaaattttatatttgttttattagagtttggatcaaaaatattgaataataTGTCAACATTAATAATAGTTTTGAttcaaaaaatgataaaatttaaactaaaatataaaattttgggtttttggaTCGGTCCTAGCCAAATGGACTTTGGACTTAGGCCCAGAATATCTAAAGTCCAAATGAACTTAGcccgaaaaactcaatttttttagGGCTTATAAAATTAAATCCAAACCCGGCAATATTTAGGGTTGGGTGAGTTCAGACTGTGGGCTGGCCCTATTTAACATGTCTAAGTGCATATGTTGCAAAAGATTTTATTTGAACGAtaaaagaataaacaaatatttgcGCAATTAATACATAAATGTGCCGATTTTAATGGTAGGTCAATTCGGTAAGCGTCTATACAAATTTACTAAATCATAatattagtaatttttatttttgtaaccgATCAATAttgatgatacatatatttttatcattaatttaataTGTCTCTTGTTTTAATatgtctcctttcatttttattctatgcacggaagcgttcactagccttcttaatcatgcagagaatcAAGGGAGGATAACGGGGATGCGTGTCACACGCGCGTGTCCGtcggtatcccaccttctctttgctgatgatagccttttcttctgtaaggcggagccccgtgaatgtgaagaaataatgaaagtagtcaggaaatatgGTCATGCATCAGGTCAATGTATCAACTTTGATAAATCGTCCTTACTCTTCGGTAAGCGGATTAGTGTAATTGCTAGACAAGAGATAAAAGATGTGCTTGGGATACAGAAtgaaggaggaatgggaacTTATTTAGGCATTCCCGAAGACATAAGTGGTTCTAAGTGCAAACTTTTTGCATTCCTGAAGGATAAGCTGATGcatagagtgaatggatggacaTGTAGATGGCTTTCGAAAGGTGGAAAAGAAGTCTTGATTAAATCCATTCTGCTCGCTCTTCCGACATACGTCATGTCGACCTTCCTTCTCCCATTGGAGATATGCGAAAACTTAGCTAGTGCTATCGCTCAGTTCTGGTGGAGCTCGAATCCACCAAAAAGAGGGATACACTGGGCAAAATGGGACAAGGTTTGCCTACCCAGAGAAGAGGGAGGGATTGGTTTTCGCATGATCCATGAGTTTAATCTGGCATTGTTGGCAAAACAACTATGGAGACTAGTACAATTCCCTGATTCTCTGGTGGCCCGTGTGCTACGGGGGAGATATTATAGGCTGTGTTCTCCACTAAGAGTAAACGCTGCTACTGGCCCATCCTATGTGTGGACAAGCATTTCTGCTGCAAGGAATCTGCTATTATTGGGCATTCGACAGAAGATACACTCTGGATATGAGGTTAAGGTTTGGGAGGATCCATGGATTCCAACGAATCCCGCAAGGCCAGCTGCCCCAATGGCACCAGTGATGCACCCTAATATGCGAGTAAGCGATCTTATTAATCAGGAATCGAAGGATTGGGATGTGGGCTTACTGGAGAACTATGTTCATCTTGATGACATACCATTCATTAgaagtttggccataagctcaaCTCATCGTCGAGACACTTACTGCTGGAACTTCACAAGGAATGGTCAGTACACGGTCAAgtctggatattgggtggctCAGAATTTATTGAATAAAACAGAGGAAAGGGAAGTTTTGGACCCAAGTATTATCAAGCTCCAAGCGTTTGCGTGGAAACTGAAGGCTCCTacgaagatatgtcatcttatatggcagtggttaactggtcatgtggcagtaacAAGGAACCTGGTAAGACGCAATATGAGATGTGATAActactgcccaagatgtggagaagcAGAAGAGACTGTCACACATGCAATTTTTGAATGCCCACCAGCTCTTCAAGTTTGGTCTTTAGCTTCGACTCCGACAAGCCCGAACATCTTTCCAGTATCAAGCATCTACACAAATATGGACTatcttttttggagaaaaaataGCATTATTGAGCCTGATCGTGATAGGAacccttatccctggataatatggtacatttggaatgCTAGGAATGAGAAACTCTTCAGGGGTATAGATCGAGATCCTTTGGAGTTAGTCCGACATGCGGAGAGCGAATGTCAAGCCTGGTTTGATGCTAATGATGTGGTACAACCTGTGGCACAAGCTAATACAAATGAGGAGCCccaagtcataagcttgggaaatatttgcttgctagatggatcttggacatctTCTGCTAACTTTAGTGGATGCGGATGGGCGTGGATGGATGGGTCTGGGAATGCACAGCTTATGGGGACAAGGAATTTCCCTCGGCGTGAATCAGCCTTGCACTCGGAAGTAGAGGCactgcgatgggcgatggagaatatgctgcAACATTCGAACTGACAGAGCTTCGGGACAGATTGTAAGGAACTGATAGCAATGGTGAAGGACCCTCAGGcgtggccaagctttgcgacggaattggagaggatagaaACGCTACAGATATGCTTTCCGGATTTTAAAATCACTCACGTCCCACAGGCACACAATCAGACAGCTGATTTTTTGGCTAAGACTGCTAGATACTTCCATAGGGagttatgttttattggttgttctattccggtttggttacccaggccacctcaagtttgagtaatagaatagcctttcgacgtcaaaaaaaaaaaaaaagataacgcTGATTCGCTGaatatttcaaaatacattCATCTTAATTGTATGATGTCTTGCTTAGAGATACACATGCCTTgttcatacaaaaaaaaacaactcctATGTGGTTATGTTTATTGCATGCATCTCGCTTAGATATAGAGGCATTATACAtaccaactttttttttctttttgtaaccaTCAAAACTGCACCATGGCTACGTTTATTGTGCGTCTCGCATAGAACTGCACCCATGGGTTAGATAGACTTAAGATTACTTGATAACAATCTTAAAACTTAACAAACAATTAGTGATGGTGTAAGGTTTTCTTGTCTGAGACACAGCGAAAACCAAACCAACAATAGCAACATAATCAAAAGCAAGAGAAAGACcttttatataaacaaaagaagaaagatctcTCACCTGCATAGCCATCATCGTAGAAGAAGATGGCACATCcgattattatattttgtacgATTCCCCTCGAAGGCTCGAACTTAGGTTTCACAAGACTTATCCGATATATAGaccttatatttatattttggaaaGACCTCTTACATAGCCATCGTGAACGGACTTGGTTCCGTAAACGAAGAAGTAAAAAGACGAttcttttaagtttttggtgagaaattttagtttttggtgaAAAAGATGACAGAAGTTTATGGAATGAGCAGAGTCAAAGGTTACATTAAAAGAGTAAGTGCTTAACGTTGTAAATATGTTACTGTTAacgtttaataatatataatggaTTATCATATAACAAAGTaatagattttgatccgcgctttcaaaccgcgggtttattttgttttttttttaattgacaaatatttagtaaatgtcacattttcatatatttgtgttttattttataaaagacttaaaaaatttatctttatttatcgtatttcattttaaatgactatttatgtttaaaaaattaaactttatttttttaatgaattaagttgatataactttgataaattaattttatcatggggttaatattttaataaaaaaattatatacttttaataaagatttatatttttcaataaaaaaattcaattatttttatgaatgcttaaattatattaagaaaagaaaaaaataataattaagaatagttgaaaaaaattatttgaacttggactcaatggccctaaggaaaaaaaaaagtgagaattgaatctgattttttaataaggcccaaatggcccaagataGATTTGAtgtgggctggatccaaaaataatgacccaatatagatttgttattaatattacttaattaaccttaatgaaacatgcaatgttagtgaaggaaaggACAgactaaggtaattatgacaatatgatcctgctttaatagtatagattcctTATTTGTAtgtttaggttaatataatgttctctagaaaACTGAAATTGGACTAACAAATTATTAAATCGATTCTAATGATGACACTTCAGCAAAACTGAGATGTAATTAAACGACACATCAGCAAGCTTCAAttgtaaatattacaaaatataaggttgctattttttaaatgattctcaattaatatttaggggatatggtatataattaaatttcaatgacatagacataaatatatagtatattttaatataaatatttattattgagaattcatactcatatgataaaaacaaattttttctaACGTGTGATTTTTttgaatgcaaatttcaaaattaaaatattaaggtcttAATACttgattaatacaaatttagaaattatcatatttaagtatttttctttgttatatagtttaattttaaactatattaatatataatatgaatgtatAGTAAATGagatttcatattcatacgatttatggtcatttgtattttgttattacaaaaaaaattaaaccattgatcacaaattttCAGTGTGAGACATTCAATGTTTTTAGTAATtcatagtcgttttaaaaattcaaaatataacggTCCTGTTCTTTTCAGAGACGCTGCGTCAGCGACTTGCGATCAAAAATATAACTAACTTCTTGCCCAAGTATGTGGAGACTACCACCGGCGGCGGTACTTTTGACGCCCAGAAGCAGTCGCTTCACCCTTTTAGGTGACGCTACTTTACACAGCGTCAGAATAGCCACCGGAAATCTTTGTAAAAGTTGATTGCAGCGTCACTTGATTATTACCGCACTTTTGTTCTTGCCTAGTTCGATGACTGATTTTTGATCGCCGGAAGTGATCGCAGCGTCACTAAAAAGAACAGGGCcaacataacaaaaaaattatttttttattatatggttaatgtggttctttaatatcttttaataatataagattaaacaaaaaaacctaagataaaacatttattatcaaatatttattattcataattattgattatcatatatacgttaatcatatatatgttaatcatattaaaaaattatgtagcttttatttaaggaaaatgcgagaatattcttttgtatactatttatcaattttgtagttagtttaataaaaatgtaatatataagttaagatagaccaacatagtttttaaaaaattgtaaattttattttcgtgGTGATACGTGGCTAGAATAcaatgttataatattttttaattaatatataaaggatgTGAATTATAATATTTGTGCAAACGCAAATCTATGTACAGAGTGTATCCGACCAAACAAAAAGTGTACATGCACAGTGAGCGTACAAATAAAATGTCATTGATACTTGTGAAAAGCGAAGATAAATAATTGAATGAGTGTGTCCCCCAactctctttcctttttccaCTTTTATTATCCTGACTTTTCCTTGAATCCTcttccctcctcctcctctgttcttttctctctctctctctcctctcaacAACCGTTTCTGCTTCTGTTCCCAAAGTCGGCAACCTTCTTTCGCCAACATCGTTGAATTTTCTTGTTTCAGATATCGCAACAAGTAATGGAAGACACGACATTTACAAAGGTGTTCGTTGGAGGGTTAGCATGGGAAACCAACAAAGTCTCTCTCAGGAGCTACTTCGAACAGTTTGGGGACATTGTTGAAGCTGTCGTGATCACTGATAAGTCCAGCGGCAGATCCAAAGGCTACGGCTTTGTAAGTGTTTCTTCTCGTATTGTTGTTTACTCGGAGATTCTTGGCTTTAAAGCTCatggtttctgttttttttttttttttttaaggtgaCTTTTTGTGATCCAGAAGCAGCTCAGAAGGCATGCATAGATCCAGCTCCTGTCATCGACGGGAGGAGAGCAAATTGCAATCTCGCGGCTTTTGGTGTTCAGAGATCTaaaccttcttctccaattcACGGTATCTATAGCtttctttatgttttgattGATCTTTGGAAAACCCTAACAAGAATACTATGAGTATATAGGATCTTGTCTTTACTAAAGAGAAAAGCTGTAACTGTATGTCGTGAATCACCTCGCTATATATTTTTTCGATGTTATGTTAAGACTTCTAGGACAAAGATAAATGTCTTACTTCATTGTCTGGAGGGTATATGCTTCATATTGATTCCTAAGTTGATTGAACCAGCTGGTTGAAAAGCCATTTTCATGCCCTTTACTAGTAACAGTCTCCTTAAATCCTTATACCCTAAAAACATAATGCTTTgcataaattttgttaaataatgtcatgtttttgtttttgcataaAGCAAATGTTAGAGAAGGACGTTCTCATGGTGTTGTGTGTTTGGCAGGACACGTAGGAGGAGGCAGAGGCGTGAAGGTCACAAGCCCTTTCAAGACACACTTTGGGACTGCAGCTGCTCTTCCTTCCCCAATTCCATTCTCTCACTACACACTTCCTTACACTAATCCTTATGGGTACTCCACCTTTAATCTCTTACCTCATCTCTCTAAACAGACTTATAATCCTCTGTTTAAACTTCATAGGTTCTCTTCGTACTCAATGGATTACAACTACCCCACGGtatgtatattttgtttttctccaTCTAATTCTATAATAAGTATTGAGTATTTTCTCTACTCTCCCTCGTATCTCATATAGCTTATTTGGTTTCTGTTTATAAACAGAGCTACTACAATGTTTATGGAGGAGCAACTGCTCAGCATCCGATGTATAGCACCGGACCAATGACTGGTAtcgcagcagcagcagcagcgtACTACCCATATCTCCAGTTTGCTGAAGGAAATGGACCCGTCACTGGTTATGCTCCTCTCCACTACCCCAACCACATGTTTCACTACTCCACTGGGGGAAACTACCCACATCACAATGCTTCTCCAGTGTCTCTTGCACCTTCACCAGTCATTCCATCAGGTTTGTGTATCTTTTATCTGTCTTCATTTCGTTTGTAAACAATTTTGAAAACCAGAGGTGCTGATGATCTCAGCAGTGTGCTTTGCAGTTCCACAGGCTTGACCGCCAAGGCTCATGGTTTACTAGTTTCATCATCTCCACAAGACCTGTGGCCTAACCATGGTTGCCTTTTTCCCTTTAGGCAAGAGCCCATAAATTTGGAGTGTGGGCATCTTTGCAAGTTCCAGTTAAGTCTCACATAGGGGTTTTAACTTGGACCATAGTCATACACATTACTCATCTTTTCGCATTGCATCACGCCCTTCTGAACAAAAAGGTTTAGTTCAGAACAGCTTGTACAATAAGTATAAACTTAAGTAAGAGTTACCATGTCTTGCATAGTGCCCCTGAAAGGCAAAGCATTTTTTGTAGAAAAGCTTAGGATTGGCTGATCAATAAGAAAGGAAATAAGGATTTCCCGGGAAATGAATTGCCACCACCTGGAAGTGTTTGAAGTAGTTTGTGTTCAAAGGTGTGCACACTACTTCACGCAGTATCCAATTTTAATGTTGTAGTCTTATTAGGATGATTAGATCTAGGACTATGTAGCTAGAACAAGGACAGAAAAGAAAGACACGTAAACTTCCTTTTGAGGAGAAAGGAAGTAATGTTGTTTGTGAACTCAGTCATGTATATTCTCGGTGGCTTAGCTTTGGAGTTATAGCCACACTTGAAACTAACTTTTTGATAAagatcatttttaaaaatttagattgcTCATCATAGTTTCAACCAACCAACCTCCACTGATGGAATGTGGGGTCATTgcatttgcattttttttttcttttgcctcTTGGGGAGATATTTTGGTTCCCTTTAGGTTCTTCTCTTACACATGAACTAAACCAGTTCACAACCAACCATGGTTAGGATTCAGGTGCGAGGTACTTATCACCTCCTTATCTCTCTTTTACtctttcctctgtttcttcaagacaaaaaaaaaaagcaaattctACAGACTCTTTAATGTATTTGCTGTTTATCTTGTAAGCGTGTGGTTCTGATTCTATGTAAGAAAACAAAACCTTCATTTTCTATCCACGGTGGATGGAATATGAAATGTGTGTGATTGCACTATTTTATGATATAATCCTCTCTTATGACAATGTATCTTCATCATATGTATCCCttaatattcatcatcttgATTGAGAGGCATTTAGTATTCTGTATGATTTAACTAAATTACATCTGTTAAACTATCTGAATTGCAAATGAGGAATCGGAAACCGCAAAGAACAGAGACACAGTTCTGTTATAAGACACTATTGAATACTATTGACTGAACAAGGTGTCTCAGTCACTCAGTACCAAACTTCGTCCACGGATcgttttaaatattatagacaCAATCATCATATCATACATACACAAACAAAGGTAGAAAGCTTGACCctcatacataaaaatataaaatcaacaaTGCTGCAGAGTATGTCAAACTACAGTCCGTAAACAGAATTGCAAAAGAGAAAAAGGAATGTGAGTGAGTAGATCTATGTCATATGAAAGTGAAAGTAGAACTTGAATATGGAAGACGGTTTTGCAGAAGAGGAGAAGAGGCTTGTAAATCAAGAACGTGTACACTCAATGCCTTGACAAATAGCCAACCAAACGCCAAGTAGAGCTAAGCAAATAGATGCATCAATGGCAAGAACAATATGCACTTGACGCCGCCACTTCCTTTCAATGCCATGAGAAGTCTAGATCGTCCTTTACTTGGAACATACGTTGCTAAAAATACAGAAGTTGATCGACTATTCTTtaagtttgagttctagaatatccaatATACACTTAGTCTCTATATCTCTATAATCATGATTGTCTAAATAGAAATCCTAAGTCTAACGCCTTTCATATCTGTCTtaaaaccccaatcaatcaaccaaacaattacttgttcacctctgttatttaaattaaacatgtTTGCCTAGCTTAACCACATAAATTTTAGATCTTGAGTGCCT
It encodes the following:
- the LOC106376944 gene encoding RNA-binding protein 24-like isoform X2 — translated: MEDTTFTKVFVGGLAWETNKVSLRSYFEQFGDIVEAVVITDKSSGRSKGYGFVTFCDPEAAQKACIDPAPVIDGRRANCNLAAFGVQRSKPSSPIHANVREGRSHGVVCLAGHVGGGRGVKVTSPFKTHFGTAAALPSPIPFSHYTLPYTNPYGFSSYSMDYNYPTSYYNVYGGATAQHPMYSTGPMTGIAAAAAAYYPYLQFAEGNGPVTGYAPLHYPNHMFHYSTGGNYPHHNASPVSLAPSPVIPSVCFAVPQA
- the LOC106376944 gene encoding RNA-binding protein 24-A-like isoform X1: MEDTTFTKVFVGGLAWETNKVSLRSYFEQFGDIVEAVVITDKSSGRSKGYGFVTFCDPEAAQKACIDPAPVIDGRRANCNLAAFGVQRSKPSSPIHGHVGGGRGVKVTSPFKTHFGTAAALPSPIPFSHYTLPYTNPYGYSTFNLLPHLSKQTYNPLFKLHRFSSYSMDYNYPTSYYNVYGGATAQHPMYSTGPMTGIAAAAAAYYPYLQFAEGNGPVTGYAPLHYPNHMFHYSTGGNYPHHNASPVSLAPSPVIPSVCFAVPQA
- the LOC106376944 gene encoding RNA-binding protein 38-like isoform X5, producing MEDTTFTKVFVGGLAWETNKVSLRSYFEQFGDIVEAVVITDKSSGRSKGYGFVTFCDPEAAQKACIDPAPVIDGRRANCNLAAFGVQRSKPSSPIHGHVGGGRGVKVTSPFKTHFGTAAALPSPIPFSHYTLPYTNPYGFSSYSMDYNYPTSYYNVYGGATAQHPMYSTGPMTGIAAAAAAYYPYLQFAEGNGPVTGYAPLHYPNHMFHYSTGGNYPHHNASPVSLAPSPVIPSVPQA
- the LOC106376944 gene encoding RNA-binding protein 24-like isoform X3 codes for the protein MEDTTFTKVFVGGLAWETNKVSLRSYFEQFGDIVEAVVITDKSSGRSKGYGFVTFCDPEAAQKACIDPAPVIDGRRANCNLAAFGVQRSKPSSPIHANVREGRSHGVVCLAGHVGGGRGVKVTSPFKTHFGTAAALPSPIPFSHYTLPYTNPYGFSSYSMDYNYPTSYYNVYGGATAQHPMYSTGPMTGIAAAAAAYYPYLQFAEGNGPVTGYAPLHYPNHMFHYSTGGNYPHHNASPVSLAPSPVIPSVPQA
- the LOC106376944 gene encoding RNA-binding protein 38-like isoform X4 — translated: MEDTTFTKVFVGGLAWETNKVSLRSYFEQFGDIVEAVVITDKSSGRSKGYGFVTFCDPEAAQKACIDPAPVIDGRRANCNLAAFGVQRSKPSSPIHGHVGGGRGVKVTSPFKTHFGTAAALPSPIPFSHYTLPYTNPYGFSSYSMDYNYPTSYYNVYGGATAQHPMYSTGPMTGIAAAAAAYYPYLQFAEGNGPVTGYAPLHYPNHMFHYSTGGNYPHHNASPVSLAPSPVIPSVCFAVPQA